GCGGGAACGGTCTTCGCGCTGCTCGGTCCGAACGGCGCCGGCAAGACGACCGCCGTGAAGATCCTCTCCACACTCGTCTCCGCCGACTCCGGCCAGGCGTCCGTCGCCGGCCACGACCTGAGCCGCTCCCCGCAGGCCGTCCGAGCCGCCATCGGCGTCACCGGCCAGTTCTCCGCGGTCGACGGCCTGATCACCGGCGAGGAGAACATGCTCCTCATGGCCGACCTGCACCACCTGCCCAAGGCCGAGGGACGCAGGGTCACCGCCGAACTCCTCGCCCGCTTCGACCTCCTGGACGCCGCGAAGAAGCCCGCCTCCACCTACTCCGGCGGCATGAAACGCCGCCTCGACATCGCCATGACCCTCGTCGGCGACCCCAGGATCATCTTCCTCGACGAACCCACCACCGGCCTCGACCCCCGCTCCCGCCACACCATGTGGCAGATCATCCGCGCACTCGTCGCCGACGGCGTCACCGTCTTCCTCACCACCCAGTACCTCGAAGAAGCCGACCAACTCGCCGACCGCATCGCCGTCCTCAACGGCGGCCGCATCGTCGCCGAAGGCACCGCCGACCAGCTCAAACGCCAGATCCCCGGCGGCCACATCCGCCTCCGCTTCACCGACCCCGACGCCTACCGGACCGCCGTCACGACCCTCCAGGTCGCCACCCGCGACGACGAGGCCCTGGCGCTCCAGATCCCCAGCGGGGGCAGCCAGCGCGAGCTGCGGGCCATCCTCGACTGGCTGGACTCCACGGGCGTGGAGGCGGACGAACTCACCGTCCACACCCCGGACCTCGACGACGTCTTCTTCGCCCTCACCGCCACCACCGTCCCCGCCCAGCCGAAGGAGACCGCCCGATGAGCACCCTGTCCCTCGCCGTCCGCGACTCGTCCACGATGCTCCGCCGCAACCTCCTGCACGCCCGGCGCTACCCCTCCCTCACCCTGAACCTGCTGC
The Streptomyces roseofulvus genome window above contains:
- a CDS encoding ATP-binding cassette domain-containing protein is translated as MPSSVMPMSSAGVAAPVAITATGLRKAYGEKTVLDGVDLHIPAGTVFALLGPNGAGKTTAVKILSTLVSADSGQASVAGHDLSRSPQAVRAAIGVTGQFSAVDGLITGEENMLLMADLHHLPKAEGRRVTAELLARFDLLDAAKKPASTYSGGMKRRLDIAMTLVGDPRIIFLDEPTTGLDPRSRHTMWQIIRALVADGVTVFLTTQYLEEADQLADRIAVLNGGRIVAEGTADQLKRQIPGGHIRLRFTDPDAYRTAVTTLQVATRDDEALALQIPSGGSQRELRAILDWLDSTGVEADELTVHTPDLDDVFFALTATTVPAQPKETAR